Within Alkaliphilus flagellatus, the genomic segment TATTGTCCTCATAATCAATTATATTTATATTGGCTGAGTTAATAGCAGCTTCAACTTTAGTATCAATCTTTCCTATACTTAAAAGGACCTTGTATTTATCTTTATTTTTGCTTTTCAATCTCTTCCCCCCATTCAGGTAAATATTTATATGGATAGTACTTTTGATTCTTTGAAAATCTAATCATAAACTTAATCTGATCAAAAATAGATATGTTAGATTTGTCCTTTTGAGTTGCCATTACACTTGCTGTAACTGATGAAAGCATTATTACAACAAATATTAAAGTATTTTTAGTTATTAAAAATATAAAAGCATTAATTATCATTGCTATTAAGCATATAATTAACGCTCTAATCATTTCCTTCTTACCAAAGCCTGTGAAAATTTCATTTTCAACTTTAAGCCCCTGGGGTATATATAAACTTTTTTCTTCGCCCATATTTATATCAGCCTCCAAAATAATACATTGCAATATCTTTTATTTGAAAAATACTTTCTGCTAGAATGTAAAAGGTTATTGCATTTTTCATTCTTTTATTATAAACAGCAGCTTCTTCATCGTTTCCTATTTTTTTGAAGAAGCAAAACGCTACTCTAAAAATTACTCCCACTCTAGTAAGCCATATGAACAGCTGAGAAATCTCATCTAAAATATCCATTTCTACCTCCTATCGTTTAAATGCTATTTTTGTCATCTGCACCATTCTTGCGGCAGAATATACTCCATTCATACCTCCACCGCTACTAGAAGGTATTAAAAATTCTTGTAAGAACCTTGGTGTTTTAGCTGCTAAAAGTAAAGCTGCTATTCCAAAGTAGATATTATAATCTTGTATATGCCCGTTACGCATTAGTGCTAGACCTAGTTTGGCTAAGACTACTTGAATTAGTACAGTAAAAAACTCCTGAACGAGTTTTTGAATATATGTTTTAAAAGCACCTTTATCTGCATCCATAAGTCCTGTACATGCTAAAGGAATTCCAACTCTAAGCACAAATATTTCTAAACCTCTAACAATAAATTGAATATTTAGATACACAAATATAACCGTGAAAACTAAATATAGTATTGCTGGAAATATTCCTAAAGATGCTAAGTCATTTACTAGACTTAGCTGACTATTATCTATGTTTAGACCTATTGCCGTAATAACTTCCGTTGATAAATTCTCTATTATTTTCGCTACTGCTTCATAAATAACAGGAAATCCTATAGCGATGGTCATAGCTCTGAAGAAATTTGTAAGGAGTATTATAGGGTCTGCATCAGCATCTCCATCTACCCAGAGAATATATATATCAAATCCTTTCTTTAAAAATTTCAATACTATAAGAGATATTCCATAGCCAAAGAATATATCAAATAGAAAATTAAAGCTTTCAAATCCAATTCCAGCCATATGCTTTTCTGCATATAAAGCTAAGAAAACCATATTATCCAACCAAAAATTATACGCGAAAAATCCTGTAATAAAAGAAACTATCAGCCCTACAAATAGCACTGTCATATTATCACTTCCTTTTTTAAAAAGACAAAAGAAATTCAGATTTACAACTAAATTCTCATTTCTTTTGTCTATATGTTTTAAGCAAAGTATCCAATAATTAGATTAATCAAGGCAGAAGATACTACAACTCCTACAACAGAATATATGGCAGTATTGATTCTTTTCTGCCATGTTTTCTGATCCATTTCGTCTGCTCCACTTTTTCTAAGAAAGAAATACCCTATAAGTAATCCACCTACTATAGGTGCTAATAACATTAACAAAGAAGTAGCATCTTTAACTAGATTTTCAAATCCTTTAGCTATTTTACTGTTTTGTAGATTAATTGCAAATACAAAAGTATTTTGAAGTAAAATATAAAATATTATTGTAAGAATTGATATTGTTTTTTTATAAAATCTTTTCATAGATTAAATTCCTCCCTTTAATATTCGCCATATATGTGCCAAATGCCCCAAAGATCAATATCATTATCTATTGATTTAGCCTTTCTTGCCCTTTCTCTTCTTTCTCTCAATAACCTATTGTGCTCTTCATCTCCTAGACCTAACATTTTATTAAAATACCATTTACTTAGATCTGGAGCATGCATCATTGCTGGACGATTTCTTGACATTATTAATGAATATGGCCTAGAAATAAGCTTTACTTCATCATAAGTAAGTAAAGGTCTTGCAGTAAGATTTATACTATGTGAGCTG encodes:
- a CDS encoding mercury transporter codes for the protein MDILDEISQLFIWLTRVGVIFRVAFCFFKKIGNDEEAAVYNKRMKNAITFYILAESIFQIKDIAMYYFGG
- a CDS encoding conjugal transfer protein TrbL family protein, whose amino-acid sequence is MTVLFVGLIVSFITGFFAYNFWLDNMVFLALYAEKHMAGIGFESFNFLFDIFFGYGISLIVLKFLKKGFDIYILWVDGDADADPIILLTNFFRAMTIAIGFPVIYEAVAKIIENLSTEVITAIGLNIDNSQLSLVNDLASLGIFPAILYLVFTVIFVYLNIQFIVRGLEIFVLRVGIPLACTGLMDADKGAFKTYIQKLVQEFFTVLIQVVLAKLGLALMRNGHIQDYNIYFGIAALLLAAKTPRFLQEFLIPSSSGGGMNGVYSAARMVQMTKIAFKR